From a region of the Butyrivibrio sp. AE3004 genome:
- a CDS encoding DUF6465 family protein gives MAGKKTTDKIIDIAKNVSEAAKPYVEKAEPYFEMAKEKAEPVIDEVMEKSGPVIKDVMEKAEPVIKEVKKRTEPATKVIKEQGEKAADAVKQATKDITETNARKNTKTEFFIQYKDYEVRTTDIAETIREKYVAEGHKVSDIKELQIYLKPEENTAYYVVNHTDTGKFTY, from the coding sequence ATGGCAGGAAAAAAGACAACAGACAAGATAATCGATATCGCTAAGAATGTAAGTGAGGCTGCAAAGCCCTATGTTGAGAAGGCAGAGCCTTACTTTGAAATGGCTAAAGAGAAGGCAGAGCCTGTTATCGATGAGGTGATGGAAAAGAGCGGCCCTGTTATAAAGGATGTTATGGAAAAAGCAGAGCCTGTTATAAAGGAAGTTAAAAAGAGAACAGAGCCCGCAACCAAGGTCATAAAGGAACAGGGCGAGAAGGCAGCGGATGCTGTTAAACAGGCTACCAAAGATATCACAGAGACAAACGCAAGAAAAAATACAAAGACAGAATTTTTCATTCAGTACAAGGACTATGAGGTTCGTACTACTGATATTGCAGAGACTATCCGTGAAAAATATGTGGCTGAGGGCCATAAGGTTTCAGATATAAAGGAACTTCAGATTTACTTAAAGCCCGAAGAGAATACAGCATATTATGTTGTTAACCACACGGACACAGGAAAATTTACTTATTAA